The sequence AATCGCAGCGCGTGTGGATTTAATCCAACGGGAAAAAGCAGCAGTAGAAGCTGCTATCCTTGCGACAAAATAGATTTAAAAAAGATGAGAGTGGGACAGAAATCGGTAATTCGTTAGAATTCGATTTCGTCGTCCCACCTCCGCACAGTTGAGTAGGGCTGTAAAAGCTGATGAAATCAGCGTAGTAGAGCCCACGCAACCACTGCATCTTGCTCGACAATCCAAAAATAATTGAGAGGCTAGGACTTTTGTCCCAGCCTCATCTTTTGTTTTTCAATGAATTATTTGTATTGGATATCGAAGGAGAAGAATCATTAGTTTACTGGACTTGGTAAGAGGATCTCCGTTCGATAGTGGCCATTTTCTTTGAAGCGTTTGATAGTTCCTTGGTATTCTTGTACTAGGGAATCAACGTTTCGCAAGCCCCAACCATCTCTTTGACGTGTTTTACGAGTCTCTTGTTCCTGTTCATTAAAGGTATTGTTGATCGAAATAAATAGATTTTGTTGAAAATAACGTATATTCAGAGACAATGTTCTCTCTGATTTATCAGTCAATCGAAGGCAGGCTGAAATACTATTATCCAAACAATTTCCTAAAATAACAGCTAGAACATCGGGCTGAATAGATAGTTCTTGTGGGACAAAGCAGTCAATTTCTAATGCAATTTCATCTTCCACATCGTGCAGTTTTTGATTCAGTAAATAATTAACCGTTGGATTTTTGGAGTAAAAGGTTTGTTTTCCTGAAATACTATCGGTTAACGATTGAAGATACTCTCTAGCTTCATCAGGATTTTCTTCTAGAAGTGCCAAGAGGGTTAAATGTTTATTTTTTAAGTCATGCCGAAGACTTTGCAACCGTTGGTATTCTTCTTGAGACTGCTGTGTTTCTCGTAATTGGAACTGAAGCTGTTCTTTATCTAATTTATTTTGATAATAAGCGTGTTGTTGTTGAGAAATATGTAAGGTAAAATACAGCGAGGAAAACGACAATACAATAAGAGACAAGAGTGAAATGACAGAAAGATAATCTGGTCCAAATACTTGCCCTTGAATAGCAGATACAGTAAAGGCAAAAATAATCGATAAAATCGGCACGATAAATTGATAAAGCCAATTTCTTCTAGATGTTGCCATGGTTAACTTTTGATGTGTTCGAAATAGCTGTCGAAGAACAAGAGTGATCACAGTTGAAAAAAGAAAACTGATAGCAAGGTAACCACTAATCAGTTCTAAATTTTTCGATACTTTTGACAGTGGAAGAAATAGTTGGATAGCTTGATTGAGGACAGCTCCGGCTAATAATGTCAGGCTTGTTTGTAAGAATATCCAAAAAGAAGAATCACGAAAGGAGTAGCCAAAATAGAGTCCTACAAGAGAGGATTCTACAATACTCAGAAAGAGATTGCTAACTAAAAAAACGCGACTTTCTAAAAATAGAAACACAAGAGCCATATGAAAAAGCAAGAAACAACAAAGGGCTAAAAGTGTCTCTTTTGAATGTTTACTTTTGGATATTGGCCTATAAAATAAAACACTTGCCAGAAATAAGTCAAACAAGATACTAATGATCCGCAATCCTATTAGCATTAGAAATTCCTTTCACTGAGGTAGTTATAGTATTTTTCTTTAAAAGAAGACTGGAACTTACGACTAATTGGAAGTGAATGCTCCTCGGTTCTATTTAGCAAAATAGTTACTGTTTTCGCATCAAAATCTTTGATATATTTGGGATTTACAATATAAGAAGCATGAATTTGAATAAAATAATCAGGTAGTTTATCTAAAATGTCTTGAGTTTTCAGTAAGGACTTATAGGTATCTGCTAGTGTGTAAATAAAAACGGAACGCTTATCTTTCTCAAAATAGGTAATGTCACTTAAAGGAATAGAGTAACTTTGTTTTCCAAATGAGAAGTTAAAGATGGTTTGTCCTAAATCTAAATAACGTAAAATTCTGTCTACTACCTTATTTAACCTTTGGGGTTCAAATGGTTTTACTAAGTAATCAAAAGTCTGTACTTCAAATACTTGTTCCATGTAATCACGATAGTTGGTCACAAAAATAATGGGGATAAAAGGATTGAACTGACGAATTTCACGTGCAAGGTCAATTCCAGTAATTTGTGGCATATCAATATCCAAAAAAACACAATGTGTATCCCTTGTTAACTGTTCTAGCATTTTTTGTGGATTTGTATATAGTTTTGTTTCTACAGGAACCTTGTCGTAAGAAAGTAAATACTGTTCTAACTGACTAGCATCTCTAGTTGAGTCATCACAAATAACGACGTTTAACATAAGTCCCCCTTATCAAATTGAGTTGGCTAATTATGACACTTAAATGGTAAATCATGACGTAAACCATGGAAAGTCATATGTTTATTATACAATAATCTTATCAAAAATGAAGGAAGCTGGGACAATCTTCTCAGTCTTGAGTGATGAGATGAAGACATTTTCGACACTGACTATCAAAGATTTGACAAAATCATTCGATAAGCAACATTTTGCTAATAACCATATTTCCTTAGAAATAGAAGCTGCTAAAATTACAGCTTTTTTAGGACACAATGGTGCTGGTAAGTCCACCCTCTTAAATC comes from Streptococcus parasanguinis ATCC 15912 and encodes:
- a CDS encoding sensor histidine kinase is translated as MLIGLRIISILFDLFLASVLFYRPISKSKHSKETLLALCCFLLFHMALVFLFLESRVFLVSNLFLSIVESSLVGLYFGYSFRDSSFWIFLQTSLTLLAGAVLNQAIQLFLPLSKVSKNLELISGYLAISFLFSTVITLVLRQLFRTHQKLTMATSRRNWLYQFIVPILSIIFAFTVSAIQGQVFGPDYLSVISLLSLIVLSFSSLYFTLHISQQQHAYYQNKLDKEQLQFQLRETQQSQEEYQRLQSLRHDLKNKHLTLLALLEENPDEAREYLQSLTDSISGKQTFYSKNPTVNYLLNQKLHDVEDEIALEIDCFVPQELSIQPDVLAVILGNCLDNSISACLRLTDKSERTLSLNIRYFQQNLFISINNTFNEQEQETRKTRQRDGWGLRNVDSLVQEYQGTIKRFKENGHYRTEILLPSPVN
- a CDS encoding LytR/AlgR family response regulator transcription factor, giving the protein MLNVVICDDSTRDASQLEQYLLSYDKVPVETKLYTNPQKMLEQLTRDTHCVFLDIDMPQITGIDLAREIRQFNPFIPIIFVTNYRDYMEQVFEVQTFDYLVKPFEPQRLNKVVDRILRYLDLGQTIFNFSFGKQSYSIPLSDITYFEKDKRSVFIYTLADTYKSLLKTQDILDKLPDYFIQIHASYIVNPKYIKDFDAKTVTILLNRTEEHSLPISRKFQSSFKEKYYNYLSERNF